From one Zhongshania sp. R06B22 genomic stretch:
- a CDS encoding PhzF family phenazine biosynthesis protein yields the protein MEYVYRTVDVFTKTAYSGAQISVFPQADGLDASQMQLIAKEMSHPETVFIFAGSSEIAAELRVFSPAGERSVGSHSVVAAARALLDTEVLAAGERDRLVHFSQGENIFDVVLSQKEGRLLTQLSMSVTPQIDRYVPDNNELQQVLGLGPDDIETLKAKTLFVSCESPYLIVPLRSMEAVYRARFNLEAWSRSSASAVAVNEVLVYCSETESLQTDFHLRILGEHIAHQDSPPVGAAIPAFVASLCETRGLADGTHTFWLERGRKALRQSILQVEFVKKATAALTVRVGGDAVLVAQGSIVAPAAKPLKAA from the coding sequence ATGGAATACGTTTATCGCACCGTTGATGTGTTTACTAAAACCGCTTACAGCGGCGCACAAATTTCAGTTTTTCCTCAGGCCGACGGTTTAGACGCTTCGCAGATGCAGCTCATAGCCAAAGAGATGAGTCACCCTGAAACCGTATTTATCTTTGCCGGCAGCAGTGAGATTGCAGCGGAGCTGCGGGTATTCTCGCCGGCAGGCGAGCGCTCAGTTGGCAGCCACAGTGTCGTCGCTGCGGCGCGAGCCCTGCTTGATACTGAAGTCTTAGCGGCCGGCGAACGCGATCGCTTGGTGCACTTTTCCCAAGGGGAAAATATATTTGACGTGGTGCTGTCGCAAAAAGAGGGGCGTTTACTTACCCAGTTGTCGATGTCAGTGACACCGCAGATTGATCGCTATGTGCCAGATAATAATGAGCTGCAACAGGTTTTGGGTTTGGGGCCGGATGATATAGAAACCCTTAAAGCTAAAACCTTGTTTGTGAGTTGTGAATCACCATATTTAATAGTGCCGCTGCGTTCTATGGAGGCGGTATATCGAGCGCGTTTCAACCTAGAGGCATGGTCGCGCAGCAGTGCTTCTGCCGTCGCGGTTAATGAAGTACTGGTTTACTGTAGTGAAACAGAATCACTGCAAACCGATTTTCATTTGCGAATTCTTGGAGAGCATATCGCTCATCAAGATAGTCCGCCTGTGGGCGCAGCGATACCTGCTTTTGTCGCAAGCTTGTGCGAGACCCGTGGGCTTGCAGACGGCACCCATACCTTTTGGTTGGAAAGGGGGCGCAAAGCGCTACGGCAGAGTATTTTGCAGGTCGAGTTCGTCAAAAAAGCGACCGCCGCGTTGACGGTGAGAGTGGGTGGCGACGCGGTCC
- a CDS encoding NUDIX hydrolase: MKYCSDCGTEVVKQIPVDDDRLRFVCPQCEIIHYQNPKVVVGCLPIAGQQVLLCRRAIEPRLGFWTIPAGFMENGETMLDGALRETREEAAAKVKGETLYRLFDIPHINQVYVFYRGELDGGFGIGPESLESRLFSEDEIPWSELAFPIVTDVLTEYFEDRKIGEFPIRVSTPSPLWAKHVGWKSPADREI; this comes from the coding sequence ATGAAATACTGTAGTGATTGCGGCACGGAAGTGGTTAAACAAATTCCTGTCGATGATGATCGCCTTCGTTTTGTCTGCCCGCAATGCGAAATTATCCACTATCAAAATCCCAAAGTTGTGGTTGGCTGCCTGCCCATTGCTGGTCAGCAGGTTTTACTATGCCGCCGCGCGATAGAGCCCCGCCTTGGGTTTTGGACAATTCCAGCGGGTTTCATGGAAAACGGTGAAACCATGCTAGACGGCGCCTTGCGGGAAACCCGCGAAGAAGCGGCTGCCAAGGTAAAGGGTGAAACACTGTATCGCCTCTTTGATATTCCGCATATTAATCAGGTTTACGTGTTTTATCGCGGCGAGCTCGATGGCGGCTTTGGTATAGGTCCAGAGAGCCTGGAGTCCAGGCTGTTTTCAGAGGACGAAATCCCTTGGTCTGAGCTTGCTTTTCCTATTGTGACGGACGTGCTTACTGAATATTTCGAAGATCGTAAGATCGGCGAATTTCCTATCAGGGTCAGCACCCCCAGCCCGCTATGGGCGAAGCATGTCGGTTGGAAGTCGCCCGCGGATCGTGAAATATAG
- a CDS encoding flavin reductase family protein: MSLDPRELRNALGQFTTGVCVITANPPGYKPFGMTVNSFASVSLDPALVLWSLRNDSECLDAFNKSKTFTVNVLASDQVDMSNLYAKKSEHELRDDHYRIGKSGAPVLRGALSSFECETWANYEGGDHVIVVGKVIEMDNKPGAKPLVFQAGQYRELR; encoded by the coding sequence ATGAGCCTCGATCCCCGTGAACTTCGCAACGCACTCGGTCAGTTTACCACCGGTGTTTGTGTTATCACCGCAAATCCGCCTGGGTATAAACCTTTTGGTATGACGGTTAATTCTTTTGCCTCGGTGTCACTCGATCCTGCGTTGGTGCTGTGGAGTCTTCGCAATGACTCAGAATGTCTCGATGCCTTTAATAAATCTAAAACCTTTACTGTCAACGTACTGGCTAGCGATCAAGTCGATATGTCGAATCTTTATGCAAAGAAGAGCGAACATGAACTACGTGACGATCATTATCGAATTGGCAAGAGCGGCGCGCCTGTATTACGAGGTGCACTAAGCAGTTTTGAATGCGAAACTTGGGCGAATTATGAGGGCGGCGATCATGTGATAGTGGTCGGTAAGGTCATTGAAATGGACAATAAGCCCGGCGCCAAACCCTTGGTGTTTCAGGCCGGTCAGTATAGAGAATTACGCTAA
- the moaE gene encoding molybdopterin synthase catalytic subunit MoaE: protein MLHRVEIQEADFDVGTECKSLSASTRCGAVAQFIGVMRDYNEGDDVLAMELEHYPGMTERSIKAIIDRAGQRWPLLSVTVIHRVGHLEPGAQIVFVGVAAMHRQAAFAACEFIMDYLKSEAPFWKKERKVDGSERWVDARATDAKALARWAE from the coding sequence ATGCTTCATCGCGTTGAAATTCAGGAGGCTGATTTTGATGTCGGCACTGAGTGCAAGTCACTGTCGGCCAGTACTCGTTGCGGTGCGGTAGCGCAATTTATTGGTGTTATGCGCGATTATAATGAGGGTGATGATGTCTTAGCGATGGAGCTAGAGCACTACCCAGGTATGACTGAACGCAGTATAAAAGCCATTATTGATAGGGCGGGGCAGCGTTGGCCGCTCTTGTCGGTAACGGTGATACATCGGGTTGGGCACTTAGAGCCAGGCGCGCAAATCGTATTCGTTGGTGTGGCTGCCATGCATCGTCAGGCGGCGTTTGCAGCCTGCGAATTTATTATGGATTATTTGAAGTCTGAGGCGCCGTTCTGGAAAAAGGAACGTAAAGTGGATGGCAGTGAGCGCTGGGTAGATGCCCGCGCCACTGACGCTAAGGCGCTAGCACGCTGGGCTGAGTAG
- the moaD gene encoding molybdopterin converting factor subunit 1 → MITVLFFAKYREQLGLGRMSLELTSATTVSELKKRLVEQGGDDWAAVLFADNTLCAVNQTIAAAADAISDGDEVAFYPPVTGG, encoded by the coding sequence ATGATCACGGTGTTATTTTTTGCTAAATATCGTGAGCAACTCGGCTTAGGTCGCATGAGCCTAGAGTTGACGTCAGCAACCACCGTGAGCGAATTGAAAAAACGCCTGGTAGAGCAAGGCGGCGATGACTGGGCCGCCGTATTGTTTGCTGACAATACCTTGTGCGCAGTAAATCAAACCATTGCTGCCGCGGCTGACGCTATTTCTGACGGCGATGAGGTGGCGTTTTATCCACCCGTGACGGGAGGCTGA
- the moaC gene encoding cyclic pyranopterin monophosphate synthase MoaC, whose product MSNELTHFDTKGNAQMVDVTDKALTQREARASGSVIMSAETLALIAGGGHKKGDVLAVARIAGIQGAKRCSDLIPLCHPLMLSSVKVDFSLDHVNNAVHIAASCKLAGQTGVEMEALTAVSVAALTIYDMCKAVDKGMILSDIKLLAKSGGRSGDWHASETQT is encoded by the coding sequence ATGAGCAATGAATTAACGCATTTCGACACCAAGGGTAACGCCCAAATGGTCGACGTGACCGATAAAGCACTTACCCAGCGCGAAGCAAGAGCCAGTGGATCGGTAATTATGTCTGCGGAGACCCTGGCCTTGATTGCGGGTGGCGGTCACAAAAAAGGCGATGTCCTAGCGGTAGCGAGAATTGCTGGTATTCAGGGCGCCAAGCGCTGTTCTGATCTTATTCCCTTATGTCATCCCTTGATGTTGTCATCGGTTAAAGTCGATTTCTCTTTAGACCACGTTAATAACGCAGTACATATTGCGGCGAGCTGTAAATTGGCGGGGCAGACCGGGGTTGAAATGGAGGCCTTAACTGCGGTTTCCGTGGCCGCCTTAACGATATACGATATGTGTAAGGCCGTGGATAAGGGCATGATCTTGTCAGACATTAAACTGCTGGCAAAGTCGGGTGGCCGCTCTGGTGACTGGCATGCCAGTGAGACGCAAACATGA
- a CDS encoding MBL fold metallo-hydrolase: MTIKCSIVPVTAYQQNCSVMVCEQTGKAAVFDPGGDIENIEAAIADLGGSLEVIYLTHGHMDHCAAADVMRKKYGVKIIGPQKEDAFWIDKLPEWCKMTGFPHAEPFTPDQWLEDEDSVSFGAQTLSVKFCPGHTPGHVVFFHESARLAIVGDVLFQGSIGRTDFPKGDFDTLVNSIQSKLWPLGDDVTFIPGHGPTSTFGHERETNPFVADTRFG; encoded by the coding sequence ATGACGATAAAATGCTCGATAGTGCCGGTGACGGCCTACCAACAGAACTGCTCAGTGATGGTCTGTGAACAAACCGGAAAAGCAGCGGTTTTTGATCCCGGTGGCGATATCGAAAATATCGAGGCGGCAATTGCCGACTTGGGCGGTAGCCTAGAAGTAATTTATTTAACCCACGGGCATATGGATCACTGCGCTGCGGCTGACGTAATGCGCAAGAAGTACGGCGTTAAAATTATTGGGCCACAGAAAGAGGATGCTTTCTGGATCGATAAATTGCCCGAGTGGTGCAAAATGACGGGCTTCCCCCACGCCGAGCCATTTACGCCAGACCAGTGGTTGGAAGACGAAGATAGCGTTAGTTTTGGCGCGCAGACCTTATCGGTTAAGTTTTGTCCCGGCCATACACCGGGTCATGTGGTGTTTTTTCACGAGTCCGCGCGCCTTGCGATTGTGGGTGATGTTTTATTCCAAGGGTCTATCGGCCGTACTGATTTTCCAAAAGGCGATTTTGATACGCTGGTAAACTCCATTCAAAGCAAATTGTGGCCGCTTGGGGATGACGTTACGTTTATACCTGGTCACGGCCCAACATCAACCTTCGGGCACGAGCGGGAAACCAACCCCTTCGTTGCCGATACTCGCTTTGGATGA
- the rdgC gene encoding recombination-associated protein RdgC, translating into MWFKNLLIYRFTKPFTLTAEEVNEKLAEKCFTPCNSQDVSSYGWTMPLGSQGSEYIHTTNGCIMVCAQKQDKILPASVVNEVLAEKIEEIKAAEDRVPSRKERSDMKDEITFSLIPRAFTRSSRSFAYIAPEQGLLIVNSGSHNRAEELLNFLRESLGSLPVIPLKAKNVAQHQMTEWLAQGSAPAGFELGGECELRDKADESAVIRCKNQNLCTTEITNHIQTGMFVNKIALRWTGDIEFIVDDQLTIKRLNFGDLIQDKVGDVNTESAADQFDVDFAIMSAEFAKFIPAVLEAFGGEDLGDQDEVISTAA; encoded by the coding sequence ATGTGGTTTAAAAATCTTCTTATCTACCGTTTTACCAAGCCTTTTACATTGACCGCGGAAGAGGTGAATGAAAAACTCGCCGAAAAATGTTTCACACCCTGTAATAGTCAGGACGTGTCTAGCTATGGTTGGACAATGCCTTTGGGTTCACAAGGCAGTGAATATATTCATACCACCAATGGCTGCATCATGGTGTGCGCGCAAAAGCAGGATAAAATTTTGCCGGCGTCAGTGGTAAACGAAGTCCTTGCTGAAAAGATCGAAGAAATAAAAGCCGCAGAAGACCGCGTGCCCAGCCGTAAAGAGCGCAGCGATATGAAAGATGAGATTACCTTCTCACTTATTCCCCGCGCGTTTACCCGCTCTAGTCGCAGCTTTGCCTACATCGCACCCGAGCAGGGTTTATTGATCGTCAATAGCGGCTCGCATAATCGTGCCGAAGAATTACTGAACTTTTTACGCGAATCTTTAGGTAGCTTGCCCGTCATTCCGCTCAAAGCTAAAAATGTCGCTCAGCATCAAATGACTGAGTGGCTTGCTCAGGGCAGTGCGCCTGCGGGATTTGAATTAGGTGGCGAGTGCGAACTGCGCGATAAAGCCGACGAAAGTGCTGTTATTCGCTGTAAAAATCAGAATTTGTGTACCACCGAAATCACCAACCATATTCAAACTGGGATGTTCGTTAACAAAATAGCGCTGCGCTGGACTGGCGACATTGAGTTTATTGTGGATGACCAGCTCACTATCAAACGGCTTAACTTTGGTGACCTTATTCAGGACAAGGTGGGTGATGTGAACACCGAAAGCGCCGCCGACCAATTCGATGTCGACTTTGCAATCATGAGCGCTGAGTTTGCTAAGTTTATTCCAGCGGTTCTTGAAGCCTTTGGTGGTGAAGACCTGGGCGATCAGGATGAAGTGATCTCTACTGCAGCTTAG